The window TCGCCGCGCACGGAGAGGACGAGCGGCGCGGTCTGGTCGCGCGGATGCACACGCTCGGCATCAAGATCACCGAGGTCGTCGAGAGCGTCCACACCCGGCCGCCGCGCCCGGCGGAGATCGACGCGCTGCACCTGGCGGCGGGGGTGCACGTCCTGCACATCGAACGCACGCACTGGGCGGGCGACCGGCCGGTCGAGACGAGCGACATCGTCATCCCGGGAGATCGTTTCCGGGTCACGTACAGCATGCCCCTGTGAGACGACCCCGCCGGGCGACGCTCACGGAAGGGGGATGTTGCGCAGGTTGCTGCGTGCCATGAGCGCCATCTTGCCGACGCCTCCGTCCAGGACCGTCCGGCCCATCGCCCGGGCGAAGCCGCGCACCTGCGCCACCGTCACCTTGGGCGGCATGGACAGCGCGTTCGGATCGGTGACGAGCTCCGCCAGAGCCGGCCCGGAACGTGCGAACGCCTCGGCCAGCCCGGCACGTACTTCGGCCGGCTTCTCCACCCGCACCGAGGGGATGCCGCACGCTGCGGCGATCGCGCTGTAGTCGACGTGGGAGTTGTCGGTGCCGAAGTCCGGGAACCCGGCGACCAGCATCTCCAGCTTGACCATGCCGAGCGAGGCGTTGTTGAACACCACGACTTTCACCGGGATCCGCGACACCGCGAGCGTGAGCAGGTCGCCCATGAGCATGGACAGCCCGCCGTCACCTGAGATCGAGACCACCTGCCGGCCGGGCGCGGCAAGCTGCGCCCCGATGGCGTGCGGCAGGGCGTTCGCCATGCTGCCGTGGCGGAACGAGCCGATCACCCGGCGCCGGCCGTTCGGGGTGAGGTAGCGCGCCGCCCACACGTTCCCCATGCCGGTGTCCACCGTGAACACCGCGTCCTCGGCCGCGACGTCGTCGAGCACCGCGGCGGCGTACTCGGGGTGGATCGGCGTGCGGTTCTCGATGTCGGTCGTGTAGGCGGAGACCACGCGCTCCAGCTTGCGCGCGTGTTCCCGCAGCATGCGGTCGAGGTACGAGCGGTCGGTCCGGCTGCGCAGCAGCGGCGTGACCGCGCGGATCGTCGCCGCCACGTCTCCGTGGACGGCCACGTCGAGCGGGGTGCGCCGGCCCAGCCGGGCCGGGTCGATGTCCACCTGAACGGTGCGCGCCTGCGGCAGGAAGTTGTCGTACGGGAAGTCGGTGCCCAGCAGCACGATCCGGTCGGCCTCGTGCATCGCCTCGTAGCAGGCGCCGTAGCCGAGCAGCCCGCTCATGCCGACGTCGTACGGATTGTCGTACTGGATCCACTCCTTGCCCCCGAGCGAGTGCCCGACGGGCGCCCGCAACCGGGAGGCCAGCTCCATGACCTCGGCATGTGCCTCACGGCAGCCCGCGCCGCAGAACAGCATGACCTTCTCGGCGTCGTTCAGCGCGTGGGCCAGCGCCTCGACCTGCTCGGCCCGGGGCACCACCGGCGACGGTTGGACGAGCTGGACGGGAGCGACGGCGGGCCCGTCCGTCTCCTCCTCGGCGACGTCCCCCGGCACGACCATGACCGACACTCCCCCGCGTCCCACCGCGGTCTGCATGGCCATGCGCAGCATGCGGGGCATCTGCTCGGGTCCGGACAGCAGCTCGCAGAAGTGGCTGCACTCCAGGAACAGCCGGTCGGGGTGGGTCTCCTGGAAGTAGCCGGTGCCGATCTGCTCGGAGGGGATGTGTGAGGCGATGGCGAGCACCGGGGCGCCGCTGCGGTGTGCGTCGTACAGGCCGTTGATCAGGTGCAGGTTGCCGGGGCCGCAGCTTCCGGCGCATACGGCGAGCCGCCCGGTGATCTGGGCCTCCGCCGCCGCGGCGAAGGCAGCGGTCTCCTCGTGCCGTACGTGCACCCAGCCGATGCCGTCGGTGCGGCGGATCGCGTCGACGACGGGATTGAGACTGTCGCCCACCACCCCGTAGATCCGCTGGACACCGGCCTCGCGCAGGGTGCGGACCAGCTGCTCGGCGACTGTCGTCATGACGCAGACCCCCCTCGGTCTCGGTCGTGATACCTCGTCCGTGTGCCCAGCCTCGGCCCGCCCCAACTCATCCAGCAGCACGAATCGCCCGTCACAAACCACACCGCCACAAACCACACCGTCACGAATCGCACCGGGATGAGTCCCCCGTCGCCGGCCCACGTGCGCGGCGGTCGCTGCGGCAGCCACTGCGACCGCACATCCCGTACGGCCTCGACTCCGCTGCGTGAGCACGGTTGTCGGTCCTCGTTGATACAACCGTGGTGTGCGAGTCAAAGACCTGCCCAGAGGCCAGCGCCCGCGTGAGCGGCTCATGACGAGCGGCGCCGCGGCGCTCGCCGACCGCGAGCTGCTGGCCGTGCTGCTCGGTTCGGGGTTCCGCGGCACGAGCGCCATGGACCTGGCGGCCCAGGTGATCGACCACTGCGGCGATCTCGACGGCCTGGCCCGTTCGGAGCCGCACCGACTGCTCGCCGTGCCGGGCGTGGGCCCGGCCAAGGCCGCGCGGGTGGCAGCGGCCTTCCATCTCGTACGGCGGTCGCAGGCGGAGCCCGAACGCCCCCGGGTGACGGGCAGCGCCGACCTGGCCGCCGTGGCCGCCCCGCTGCTGCGCGGCCACTCGCGCGAGCGGCTGGTGCTGGTCGTGTGCGACCCGCGCGGCGCGGTGCTGAGACGCACGGTCCTCACCGAGGGCGGCGCCGATCACACCACGGTGCCGGTCCGGGAGATCATCGCCTCGGTCCTCACCTCGGGCGGCACGGCGTTCGGCGTCGCCCACAACCATCCGAGCGGCTCGCTCGACCCGAGCGACGACGACCTGACCGCCACGGCCCGCGTCGCCGAGGCCGCCCAGACGGTCGGGCTGCGCTTCCTGGACCACCTGATCATCACCGACACGGCCTGGCGTCGCATCCCCCTCATGTCCGGGACCACCATCGCCTCTCGGGAGCAACCACCATGATCCCGCCGAAAGCGCTGAACGGCAGCGTCACGCCGGAGCACCGTGCCATCCTGTTGCCGCGGGTCGGTCATGGTGGAGGTTCCGGGCCGACACGCACACCCGGGCGTGGTCCCGCGCCTCCCGGAGAGCGCGGGGCCACGTCCCCTCCTGCCTTCGCAGCCCTTCGCCGGCCCCCGGGGAGCGTATCCGGGGGCCGGCGAAGGGCCGCTGCTCCGGCTCTCCCAGCGGCAGACGAAAGGCCGGAGCGGCTTCAAGGCACCAGGGCCCCGGGTAGCGCCCTCTGGGCATGCCGTCACGCGTCGGCGGAGCGTGACGGCATGCCCAGAGCCCTGGAGCGACTCTCTGGGCGGCTTCTGCCTACACGCCGCGCCTCGGGTGACACCCGAGCAGGCCGGGTCGGCGCCGTGCCGTGGCTGCCGGGTTCTCGGGCTGGGCCACGACGAGGTGCCCGGCTGGCATGCCTGAACGCGGGCTCCTGCACCCGCCTCGAACAGGATCTTGGCCTGCGCCCACTCACCAGATCGCGGAGGACCTGGGCCGTTGCGCTACGACTGAACGAGCAGGCTCTGGCACGAGGCAGCGCGGCATCCCCGCAGGCGAAAACTCGACCTGCGGGTAAACGAGGGATCCGAAGAGAGTGGGCCTGGCAGGCGGTGATGTTGCAGGATGACACCTGCCGGGGCAAGGACAAGCCAGAGCCACTGCTTGCCCAGGTGAGCGGACGCGCACGGATGCGACGCCCGTCGATCGAGGCTCAGGAGTGTATAGGCGCTCTGCGCGCACGTGAGCGGGGATGCCCACTCGCTTCTCGGGCCAAAGGCGTCACCGGAGCATCAGCGAGTGTCATGGGGCTGGCAGGCACAGGACGAGCCCGACATCAGCGATCATCGTGCTCTTCCGGTCAGCAACAACTCCCACAGGCAGTCAACCGCCGCAGCTTGGGCTCGGGGGGACTCCATGGTTTTCATGCGTCCACGTCGCACAGTGGTCCTCCTGATGAAGCGCAATCCGCCCGCCTGGCACAACTCGTAGAAGATCGGCCGACAGGCACAGGTGTGGGCACGCACGCGCACCCGTTCGGTACGAGGCCGTTCGCGGTCCCAGTCGATCGCCAAGGGTGTGTCACGGGGTTCCGCCACGTGAGGGCTGAGACAGTCGTGAGATCCCCAAAGCACTCGATAAATATAGACCATACATCTCTAAGGGTCTACCTACGTATCCGTACGCTCGAATGAGTGTCTGCTTTGTACATCGCTGTACGGTTTCGTCTATACTCCCAACGTGCTTGATCGCGAAGGTCCTGTGCCCCTCTACAAGCAGCTCGCCGACCTCATCCGCGAGCAGATCGAGCGCGGC is drawn from Nonomuraea muscovyensis and contains these coding sequences:
- a CDS encoding pyruvate dehydrogenase, which codes for MTTVAEQLVRTLREAGVQRIYGVVGDSLNPVVDAIRRTDGIGWVHVRHEETAAFAAAAEAQITGRLAVCAGSCGPGNLHLINGLYDAHRSGAPVLAIASHIPSEQIGTGYFQETHPDRLFLECSHFCELLSGPEQMPRMLRMAMQTAVGRGGVSVMVVPGDVAEEETDGPAVAPVQLVQPSPVVPRAEQVEALAHALNDAEKVMLFCGAGCREAHAEVMELASRLRAPVGHSLGGKEWIQYDNPYDVGMSGLLGYGACYEAMHEADRIVLLGTDFPYDNFLPQARTVQVDIDPARLGRRTPLDVAVHGDVAATIRAVTPLLRSRTDRSYLDRMLREHARKLERVVSAYTTDIENRTPIHPEYAAAVLDDVAAEDAVFTVDTGMGNVWAARYLTPNGRRRVIGSFRHGSMANALPHAIGAQLAAPGRQVVSISGDGGLSMLMGDLLTLAVSRIPVKVVVFNNASLGMVKLEMLVAGFPDFGTDNSHVDYSAIAAACGIPSVRVEKPAEVRAGLAEAFARSGPALAELVTDPNALSMPPKVTVAQVRGFARAMGRTVLDGGVGKMALMARSNLRNIPLP
- a CDS encoding JAB domain-containing protein encodes the protein MRVKDLPRGQRPRERLMTSGAAALADRELLAVLLGSGFRGTSAMDLAAQVIDHCGDLDGLARSEPHRLLAVPGVGPAKAARVAAAFHLVRRSQAEPERPRVTGSADLAAVAAPLLRGHSRERLVLVVCDPRGAVLRRTVLTEGGADHTTVPVREIIASVLTSGGTAFGVAHNHPSGSLDPSDDDLTATARVAEAAQTVGLRFLDHLIITDTAWRRIPLMSGTTIASREQPP